GGCTGATCAACGTGCCGCCGAACTTCAACGCCTTTCTCAACTACCAGCACGTGACCAAGTGGATCGAGCAGGTCACCCAGGGCGCCAACGTGCCGCAGGCGCTGCTGCGCGCCTTCACCCAGGTCAAGAACGGCCGGCCGCGCCCGGCCCTTGTGGAGATTCCGGCCGACGTCTTCGGCGAAGAGGTGTCCGAACCGCTGGAATACCGCCCGGCGCCTCGCCTGCGCAGCGCCCCCGATCCGCGCGACGTGGAGAACGCCGCCGGTGTGCTGGTTGCCGCACAGCGGCCGGTGATCTATGCCGGCCAGGGCGTGCACTACGCCAAGGGCTGGCCGGCGCTGCGCGAGCTGGCCGAGCTTCTGGAAGCACCCGTGACCACCAGCCTGCAGGGGAAGAGCGCCTTCCCGGAGGACCATCCGCTCTCGCTCGGCTCGGGTGGGCGCGCCGTGCCGGAGCCGGTGCACCGCTTTTTGAGCGACGCCGACGTGATCTTCGGCATCGGCTGCAGCTTTGCCACCACCAGCTACGGCGTGACCATGCCGAAGGGTAAAACCTTCATCCATGCCACGCTCGACCCGCACGATTTGAACAAGGACGTGCCCGCCGAGCACGCGCTGATTGGCGACGCGCGGCTGACGCTCGAAGCGCTCTGCACGGCGATCAAGGAGCGGCTGGGCGGCAAGCCCCGCGGGCGCAAGGACGCGGTGGCCGCGGAGATCCAGAAGGTCCGCGAGCCGTGGCTGAAACAGTGGCAGCCGAAGTTGACCAGCGACGAGACGCCGCTCTCGCCGTATCGTGTGATCCACGACCTCGCGCAGACGGTGGATGCGGCCAACACGATCATCACGCACGACGCCGGCAGCCCGCGCGACCAGCTCTCGCCCTTCTGGCAGAGCACAGTGCCGCTGAGCTACATCGGCTGGGGCAAGACCACGCAGCTCGGCTACGGCCTGGGTCTGGCGATGGGCGCCAAGCTCGCCTGCCCGGAAAAGCTCTGTATCAACGTCTGGGGCGACGCGGCGATCGGCTTCACCGGCATGGACTTCGAGACGGCAGCGCGCGAGCGCATCCCCATCCTCTCGATCCTCCTGAACAACTTCTCGATGGCGATCGAGCTGCCGATCATGCAGACGGCGACGAAGAAGTACGGCAGCACCAACATCTCCGGCCACTACGCCGACATGGCGAAGGCATTCGGCGGCTACGGCGAGCGCGTGGAGAAGCCGGACCAGATCGTGCCGGCGATCAAGCGCGGCATCGAGGCGACGCGCAACGGCCAGCCGGCGCTGCTGGAGTTCCTCACGCAGCAGGACTACCAGTACTCGATGTTCGGCCGGGGGTGAAGGCGTGCGGAGCAGTCCTTAAGCAGGGTACCGGAAAAGTAGATTTGCCCAGGTTTCGATTCGCCGTTATGTTTAGCTGCACGCGGCGCCTGGCACGCGCCAGAGGTCAACAGCAGTCGTTTTTCAGCACCCTACCAGGGACGCACGGCCTGCGCCCTGCGCAGTAGGTGGTTCGGTGGCAAGCCAGGCGGGTGAAGCCGAATTTGAGCCGGTCGATCTGGAAAGCGCCAACGTGTATGCCAGCTTCGACAACGAGGCGCAGGCCCTGGCGCTCGTACGCGAGGCGATCGCGCGGCATGGCGAGCCGTACATCTACACCTGGGCACTCGGCCGCATCGCCCGCTCGGCGCCGGTGAAGGGCGCAGCGCTCGCAGCGCTGGCGAAGCGCATGGCGGCGTGACTCTCACCCAATTCTTAGTAAATTGAACGGAGGGTGTCGTTATGCATGCGTTTCGCATACCGGGCTCGAACGCATCCCTCTGCTATCACGACATCCCGGGCGAGGAACCAGCGCTTGTCTTCCTTCATGGCCTCGGCGGGGCATCGTCTGAGGGATTCCTCGTCATCGCTCGCCATCCGCTCCTGGCAGCATCGCGAATCGTTCTGGTCGACTTGCTCGGGTTCGGCTACTCGGATCGGCCCGAAGCGTTCGGCTACAGCATGGAGGAGCATGCGGATAGCGTTGCCGCGCTGCTGGAGCACCTCGGCCTCTTTGGCTGTCGGGTGATCGGGCACAGCATGGGCGGCTCCATTGCCATCCTGTTAGCTTTCCGGTTCCCCTCGCTTGTTTCAGCGCTCGTGGTGGCCGAGGGGAACCTCGATCCCGGCAAAGGGGGGATCAGTCTGCAGATCGCCGCACAGCCGGAGGAGGTCTTCATCCGGGAGGGGCATGCAACGCTCATGCACGATCTCAAGGGATGGCTGGATGCGACGCCGGCGTACGGCGGGGCATTCCGCGCCGTGCAAGGCGCCTCGCCTCAGGCGATCTATCGCAGTGCGCAATCACTCCTTGCGGCGCGGCAGCCCACGTTACGCCAGGCGCTGGAGCAGTTGGCGATCCCAAGGACGTATCTCATCGGAGAACGTTCGCTGCCCGGCTTCCCTGAGGGGCCAGCCCCTGCGAACGGGGTTGAGGTCGCCTACGTCGCGGATGCGGGCCACCTCATGAACGCGGACAATCCCGACGGATTCGCGTGCGCCATCGCCCACGCGTTCGGCATGGGGTGAATTCACCAGGGCGTTTCAACGCATCGGTCCCACCCGCGGCTGGATGAGCGCAACGAACTGACGGCTGAAGGGGCTCGCTCACCGCAGTGTCGTCGCACGCGAGCGGCGCAATGGTCGGGCATTGTATCGGTTGATCACTTCAATTTCGTTGCATTCTGCCGATGATCACGGAGAAGACGTCCACGCGGGCTGGCTGACGCCGCCGCGGGAAGGATCTGCCCGTGAAGCTGCTGTACCGCCCGGCCGTGGCGCGGGGTCTCGCTCTGCAAGCGGCGGTGGCCATGGTCTGCTACCTGAGCTGGCGCCTCACCGCGACGATCAACCGCCAGGCGATCGCCTTCTCCGTGCTGCTGCTCTGCGCCGAGCTGCAGGGGTTCGGCAACTTCCTGCTGTTTATCCTGATGACCTGGGACACCAAGACCCGGCCGCCCTTCGCACTCCGCGACGGCCTCTCGGTCGACATCTTCGTGCCGACCTACAACGAGGACCTCGAGCTGCTTGAGGCCACGATCGCCGGCTGCAACGCCGTTACGTACCCCCACACCACCTACCTGCTTGACGACGGCCGCCGCACCGCGGTCAAAGAGCTGGCGCTGCGCCTCGGCTGCCGCTACCTCGCGCGTCCCGACAACCGGCATGCCAAGGCCGGCAACCTCAACCACGCGCTGCAGCACAGCAGCGGCGAATTCATCGTCGTGCTCGACGCCGACACCGTGCCGCAGCCCGAGCTGCTGGACCACACGCTGGGCTACTTCACGGATGAACGCGTGGCCCTCGTGCAGTTGCCGCAGGAGTTCTACAACCGCGACTCCATGCAGCACTCCGCCAACGGCGAATGGCACGAGCAGGAGCTATTCTACCGCGTGATCCAGCCGGGGAAGAACCGCTGGAACGCCGCCTTCTGGTGCGGCAGCCCCTCGGTGGTGCGCCGCGCCGCGCTCGACGATGTCGGCGGCGTGGCAACCGAGACGATCACCGAGGACATCCACACCTCGCTGCGCCTGCACGCCCGCGGCTGGAAGACGGTCTACCACGACGAGCTGCTCGCCTACGGCATCGCGCCGCAGACCTTCAACGCCTTCGCCCTACAGCGCAAACGCTGGGCACAGGGCACGATGCAACTGCTGCGCTCGCGCGAGAATCCACTGATCGTGCCCGGGCTGACGCTCGCGCAACGGCTGAATTACCTCGCCTCCATGGCCACCTACTTCGACGCCTTCCAGAAGCTGATCTACCTGATCACGCCGCCGCTGATCCTGTTGAGCGGCGTGCTGCCGCTGCACGCCTCGGTGCGGGCCTTCGCCGGCTTCTGGGTGCCCTACTTCAGCCTCGGCATGCTGGCCAACATCGCGCTGGGACGAGGCTACTTCCACTACTGGCGTGTCGAGCGCTACAACCTGCTGAAGATGTTCACCTTCTTGCAGGCATCGCTGACCCTGTTCTGGTCGCGGCCGCTGCGTTTCCGGGTGACGCCGAAGCGGGCCGATGCGAGCGTGGGCTCCCTGGAGCGGCGGCAACTTGGCCCGCAGTTCGCCCTGCTCGCCTTCATGGCGATCGCCGCCTGTGCCGCCGTGTTCAACCTCGCCTGGGGGCTGACGGCCCGGTACCGGGCGCCGGGTCTGATCGGCATGACGTTGTGCTGGGCGCTGGTCAACCTCGGCATGGTCGGGCTTGGCGTACGCGAGGTGCTGAGCCGCACGCACGCGCGGCAGAATTACCGCTTCCCCTCATCCCTCTCCGCGCGGCTGACGGACCAGGCGGGTGGCACGCTCGCCGTGATCGCGGACAACCTCTCGCGCAGCGGCGCCAGCCTCAGGAGCCGCGCCCCCGTTCTGCCAGCGAGCGAGGTTCTCCTGCGCCTCGACCTGCCCGAGGGGCCGTTGGCGATGGCGGCCGAGGTGTTGCGCTGCCGCCCGCGCACCGACGGCGGGCACGATCTTGGCCTGCGCTTTCTGGAAATCTCGCCCGCGGAGCAGATGCGGCTGCTGCGCTTCCTCTTCGTAGCGCTGCCGCGCCAGGAGCGCGGCCGGCAGCCGCTCACCCTGCCTCCAACCGGTCAGGGCTCCCTCGACCGGGGCGAGGCGGCCGCCGCCTCAGCCTGAACACCCCGGCGCCCGCGGACACCTCCGGCGTCGAGCCGTCCTTTGCCTCCCATCTGGCCGCGCAGTCGCAGAGCAGCAGCCCGCCGAACGAGCGCGAAGGCGCCGGTTGACAGGAAACGGAACTCCGATTCCAATAGAGACAGGGGCGGCCCTGGCCCGGCTCTGCCTTGTGCAATCGCCGCCCCGACGGTGAAGCGTGCGGTACGATGACTGACCTGACCGCAACCGATGAGCGCGTAACGGTCCCGCCCGTCCCGGCAACCGGCGGCGAGCCGGCGATCGTCGCAGAAAACCTGGTCAAGCGCTACGGCGAAGTTGTGGCGCTGGACGGCGTTTCGTTTGCCGCGCCGGCCGGCACGGTGCTGGGGCTGCTCGGCCCGAACGGCGCCGGCAAAACGACCGCCGTGCGCATCCTCACCACCCTGCTGCGCCAGGACCGAGGCAGCGCCCACGTGCTCGGCTACGACGTGGCCCGGCAGCCGCACCAGGTGCGCGCCTCGATCGGTCTCGCCGGCCAGTACGCCGCGCTGGACGAGAACCTCACCGCGCGGGAGAACCTGCGCCTGGTGGGCCGGCTCACTCATGTACCCACCGCCGCCGTCGCTCGCCGCGGCGAGGAGCTGCTGCAACGCTTCGACCTCGGCGCCGCCGCAGACCGGCTGGTGCGCACCTATTCCGGCGGCATGCGCCGCCGCCTCGACCTGGCCGCGGCGCTGGTGCATGAACCCGCGGTGCTCTTCTTGGACGAGCCCACCACCGGCCTCGACCCGCAGGGCCGCAACGAGCTGTGGCGCGTGATCGAGGAGCTGGTGGGCGGCGGCACCACGGTGTTGCTCACCACGCAGTATCTTGAAGAGGCGGACCGCCTCGCCGACCGCATCATCGTGATCGACCATGGCCACGTGATCGCTGAAGGCACGGCGGCCGAGCTGAAGGCCAGCATGGGCGCGACGGTGATCGAAGTCGCCTTCCGCGATCTCGCCGCGGTAGAGTCCGCGCGGGCGCGGCTCGCGGCGCTGGGTCCCGTCACGCAGGCAGGCCGCACGGTGCATGTTGGTGTCGGCGACGGTCCGCGCGCCATGCTCGAAACCGTGCGCGTGCTCGACGCCGCCGGTCTCACGCCGGTGACGCTGACGCTGCGCGAACCCACGCTCGACGACGTGTTCCTCACGCTCACGGGACATGTCGCGGAGGAGCCGGGCGAGGCCGACAACGGCGCGGCCGTGCCGGCGCCGCGTCGCGGCCGCAGAGGAGGAGCATGATGGCCACACGCACGGTCGCCCTGCGCACCGCGGCCGCCGGCGTCCCCGTGCGGCGGGCACAGCCGGTGGGCGATGCCCTGACCATCACCTGGCGCAACCTGCTGACCATCCGCCGCACGCCGCGCCTGCTCGTCTTCGCCACGATCCAGCCGGTGATGTTCGTCCTGATGTTCCGCTACGTGTTCGGCGGCGCGATTCGCGTACCGGGCGTCTCCTACGTGAACTACCTGATGCCCGGTATTTTCGTGCAGACCGTCGTCTTCGGCTCGCTGACCACGGGCATCGGCCTCTCGGAAGACCTGCACAAGGGGCTGATCGATCGCTTCCGCTCGCTGCCGATGGCGCGTTCGGCCGTGCTGGTGGGGCGCAGCCTCGCGGACCTGGGGCGCAACGTCTTCGTCGTGGGGCTGATGGCCGTCGTGGGCTTCATCGTCGGCTGGAAGCCGGATCACGGCTGGCTGGGGCTGCCGGCCGCCTTGTTGCTGGTGATCGCCTTCTCGTACGCCCTCTCCTGGGTCTTCGCCATCGTCGGGCTCAGCGCCCCGGACGCGGAAACGGCGCAGGCGATGTCCTTTCCCCTGCTCGCGCCGCTGGTTTTCGCCTCCTCGGCCTTCGTACCCGTGAAGTCGATGCCCGACTGGCTGCAGGGGTTCGCCAGCCACCAGCCCGTCTCCGTGGTGGTGAACGCGGCGCGCGACCTGACCCTGGGCAAGCCGGTCGGCGGCGACTTCTGGCAGGCCGTCGCCTGGATCGCAGGCATCGTCGCGGTCTGCGCCCCAATCGCCGTAGCCCGCTACCGCCGCGTCGGCTGATTGAGCCGAGCGTGAGCGGAGGTCCGCGGGCGGGGAGACGCCGCGGCCGCCCCCGGCGTTGTACGGCTTGCCCGCAATCCGGAATAATCCAGACGCGGTGCGGGTCCGCTTCTCCGCGGATTCGCCTTGCATGGCTGATAGGCCAGAGGGCGAACCGAATGAGCGAATCCGTCGCGCTTACCTTTCTCGGCACGGGCAACTTCAACGCCCAGGGGCGCTACTGGAACAGCTTCCTGATCGGCCGGCGCGTGCTGGTCGAACCCTCGCCGATTGCGCTGGCGAACCTCTTCCGCGCCGGCGTCGATGCGACCGAGATCGACGTGATTTTTCTCAGCCACTTCCACGCCGACCACAGCTTCGGCTGGCCCTTCCTGCTGCTCAACCAGGCCGGCCGCCGCAGGTCGCCGCTGTGGGTTGTCGGCCCGCCCGGCCTGCAGGCCTTCCTGGAAGAGATGACGCACGCCGGCAGGCTGGACCACCTCGTGGCGATGTCCTTCCAGCGCGGCGGCGGCTTTCCGCTGCACTACGTCGAGGCCGACGAGCGCGAGCAGGCGGCTGGCGACATTCGCTTCCGCGCCGTGCGCGTGGAGCACGACCCGGCGCTCGACTGTTTCGGCTACCTGATTCAGCAGGGCAGCCGCAGCATCGGCTATTCTGGCGACACGATTCTCTGTGACGGCCTGCGCCGCATCGCCGCCGGCGCCGATGCGCTGGTGCTGGAGTGCAACCAGGCGCACGGCCAGCCGCGGGTACACATGTCGCTGGAGCGCGTGCGTGCGCTGCGCGACGAGTTCCCGGCGCTGCCCTTTGTGCTCACGCACATGGGCGCCGATGTGACCGATCCGAGCATCCCGAACGTGCGCCTGCCGAACGACCTGGAGACGGTGAGGCTCTGAGCGAGCGACCATGGTCGCCGGGGGATTCCAGCCGCAACCCGCCGAAATCCGCGAGAAATCGCAGCAATATCACGCCGATCTGACGGTTTCGGCGGGATCCGGGCAGTCGATCTGTGATACACCTCTGCTAACACGGAGAGGTTCGCATGATCGATGTAGCCCCGACGACCAACCGCGCCCGCCTGGTGATCATGTCGGGCGTGATGCTCGGCCTGCTGCTCTCGGCGCTCGATCAGACGATCGTCAGCACCGCGATGCCGCGGATCATCGCCGACCTCGGCGGGCTGTCGTACTACTCCTGGGTCTTCACCGCCTACCTGCTCACGAGCACCGCCGCCGTGCCGATCTTCGGCAAGCTCTCCGATGTCTACGGCCGCAAGCCGTTCTACATGGCGGGCATTGTGCTCTTTCTCGCCTCCTCCGCGCTCTGCGGCCTCGCCCAGAACATGCCCGAGCTGGTGCTCTTTCGCGCAATCCAGGGCGTCGGCGGCGGCGTGATGATGGCCAACGCCTTCGCCATCATCGGCGACGTCTTCCCGCCCGCCGAACGCGGCAAGTGGCAGGGTCTGACCAGCGCGATGTTCGGCTTCGCCTCGGTCGTCGGTCCGACACTCGGCGGCTACCTCACCGACAGCTTCACCTGGCGCTGGGTGTTTTACGTCAATCTGCCGGTGGGCGTGATCGCGCTGGTCGTGCTCTGGTTCACGCTCCCCTGGCGGCGGCGCCTGGGCGTGCAGCACGCGATCGACTATCTCGGCGTGGCCACGCTGCTCGCCGGCGTCGTGCCGATGCTGCTCGCCTTCGTCTGGGTCGGGGATCAGTTCGCCTGGTTCGCGCCGCAGTTTTTCGGCCTGCTGATCGCCTCGCTGGCGCTGCTCGTCGCCTTCGTGCTGATCGAGCGCCGCGCGGCCGAGCCGATCCTGCCGCCGCAGCTCTTCCGCAATCGCACCTTCGTCAGCGGCGCGGTGATCATGTTCTTCTCCGGCATGGCGATGTTCGGCGCTACGGTTTACATGCCGCTGTTCATGGTTACCGTGCGCAACGCCTCTGCCACGCGCGCCGGCCTCACCGTGATTCCGATGACGCTGAGCATTGTCCTGGCCAGTGTCATCTCCGGCCAGCTGGTCTCGCGCACGGGGCGCTACCGCTATCTGATCATCGGCGGCGCCCTGGCGATGATGGTGGGGACCTTCCTGCTCTCCACGCTCGGCGTCGACACGCAAACGATCGTGATCTACCTGTTCATGGTCGTGGTGGGCGCGGGCGTCGGCTTGAGCATGCCGATCATCACGATCGTGGTGCAAAACGCGCTGCCGTACCGCGTGCTTGGCACGGTCACCTCGGCCACGCAGTTCTTCCGCTCGATCGGATCGACGATCGGCGTGGCGATCTTTGGCAGCATCCTTACCACGCGGCTTGGCAGCGAAATCCCCAACCGGCTGCCGCTGGAAGTGAAGTCATCGCTTCCCGCCACCAGCCTGAAGACGGTTCAGGATCCAAAAGTCTTGCTCTCGCCGGTGGGCGGCGATCAACTGCTCGCCGCCTTTCGGCCGCTCGGGCAGGACGCCAACCGCCTGCTCGGCGCCACCACCGAGGCCATGCGCCACGCCTTCGCCGCCTCGCTGAGCGATGTCTTCCTGATCGGCGGCGCCGTGGCGATCATCGCCTTCCTGGCCACCTTCACCATGGAGGAAGTGCCGTTGCGCAGCGGCCACATCATCGATGACGAGGACGAGGCGCCGGACGGCATGGCTATGGCGGCGGCGGCGAGCCACTGACCCGACCGAGGCAATCGCGTAGCGTCCCTCGTATGCTGGACCCGATGCGCCGGCATCGCCACGGCGACGGCCTGCGCCGGACCCTGGCGATGGTGGCGTCACCGCTGCGACGCGGACGCTGGTTTAGGTTCGAGGCGGTGCGGGCGCAGCGGGCGATAGGCTGGCCGGCGACGCAGGATATCATGCCGGCGTGCACTGCAGAGCAGCATCGCCCTTGAGAAGGCAAGCCGATGCCGCGCAACGAACAACGCCGCCAGAAGTCGCTGCAAAAGCACGCCGCCAGGCGCAAGGCGAAGCGCCACGCCCTCGCCGTGGGCGGCCAGCCGGGCGGTCTGCGCGGTGAGCTGCGCGCTGCCGCCCACTGGCCGCTGGAGGAATGCCTGATCACGCGCGACTGGCAGAAGCCGGGCGAGATCGTGCAGCTCGCCGTGGCACGGCGGGCGCCGGACGGCGGCATCGGCGCGGCCGTGTTTCTGATCGACCTCGGCTGCCTGGGCGTGAAGAGCGCAACGGTCGCGCGCTTCGACTCGCTCGGTCAGTACCAGGCCGAGCTGCGCGCCGACCTGGCGGCGATGCAGCCGATGAAAGCGATCGGCCTCGACCTCGCTGCGAAGATCGTGCGGGAGGCCGTGGCCTATGCCCGCGGCCTGGGCTTCAGTCCCGACAAGGACTACTACGACGCGGCGCTGCTGCTGGGCGGCGCCGAGCCGGAACGGGCTGCGGAGCGCGTGCCGCTGGGCGGCGAGGACGGCAAGCCGCTCTACATCGTGGGCGCCTACGACAACCCGACGGCGGTCATAACCCGCCTGAACCGCGCGGTGGGGGAAGGCAACTACACCATCGTCTCGCCGCTGGCGTCGCTCCCCGGCTACGATCTCGGCGACGGGGATGACGACGGTGAAGCAGACGCGATCGAAGCGGAGTTCGAGCGTCGCGACAGCGACGACGCCTGAGCGCGCTCAGGCCGGAGAACCGGGATCGCGCCGCGCCACGCCGGGCAGCCGGTCGAAGTCTCGATCGAAGGTGTACAGCTCGCCCGAGCCGGCGCGGATCGCCTTCGCGGCGAGCAGTGCATCGACGAAGTCCACGTGGCGATCGCGGTAGAAGACGAGCGCCATCTGCAGCGCCTGTTTGTCCCCGTTTTCAACCCCGTCGAGATCGAGGATTGGATCGAGATAGTCATGAATCTGCACGCGCGTCGCGCGGTAAAAGGTGGTCAAGGTCCAGATCACTTCAGCCAGCACGACGTCTTCGAGCAGAACCCGCTCTTCACCTGATGCCACGCGCTCAAAAAGGGCAATGGCGCGAACAGCCAGCTGCGGGGCATCGTTGACCAGATAGCGGAGGATAGTGTTCGAGTCGATCCGCAAAGCCGGCATCAGTCATCGAGTCCGCGGCTGACCACATGTTCAGCAACTTCTCGGCGATACTGCTCGCGAACCGCTGCCATTCCCGGCCACGGGCGATCACTCTTAATGATGCCCGCCAGCTCGCGCACGTCGCGATGACGCACCGGGTGGGCGATGGCCTTGCCGTCTTCGACGTAGAAGACGAGCTGGTCGCCTTTGCGCAGGCCGAGCGCCTCGCGGATCTCCTTCGGAATCGTGACCTGACCCTTTGAGGTAATCGTCGCCGTGGACATGATACTGCTCCCCATTGCTGCCTTACTTTCGCATTGAAGTAAGGATAGCATGGGAGGTAAGGCGACGCGCGGCCGTGCTCAACCGTGGCGCAGCAGCGATTCGGCCTCCCTGAGGTCCGCGGGCGTGTCCACGTCCAGCCAGAAGGCGCCGCTCAGGTCTACCGCGTGAAACGGCTGCCGCGCCGCCACGCGCGTCATGATCGCGCTCAGCTCTGAGTCGACGCCGAGCTCGTCAATCACGGCAAACACGTCCGGGTGGCAGCGAAAGATACCCGTGTCGATCCCGTCCCAACGGCGCAGCCGCTTGCCGAACGCCGCGACCAGGCCGTCCGGTCGCAACCGCACCCGGGTCGCGTCGGTCAGACGCGACGCCGGCAGCGGTCCCCGATCCACGCCGATGGCGAAGCGCTGTTCCGCGCCGAGCATGCGGCGGATCGCCTCCACACTCAGCAGGTGGTCGGCCATCAGCAGCAGAAAGGGCGCCTGAGCAACGGCGGCGCGGGCCGCGGCAAGCGAACTGCCGTTCGGCAAACGGTAGTCCGGATTCCAGACAACATGCAGCGACGGGCCGCCTGGCCCAAGGCCGGCAAGCGCCGCCTCGATTTCGGCGCCGCGGTAGCCGAGCACGACATACGCTTGGTGTACGCCGGCCTGCGCGAGCGCTTCCAGGGTGTAGGCGAGCAGCGGCCGGCCCAGGACGGGCGCCAGCGCCTTGGGCGCGCCGCCGCCCGCGCCGCCGAGGCGCGAGCCAAGTCCAGCGGCCAGGATCACGGCTGGAAGCGCGGGCTGCGGCGGGTCAAGCGGCGCCGGGGCGGATTCGGCCTTCACACGAGCCAGTATAGCGGCAGTCCGCGCGCCGGGGCAGGCCGGGCGAGAACCCAGAGCGTCCGGCCCCGGTCTCGATCCTGCGCTCGGTGCCTGCCGCTAGAGCACGCATTGCCCCGTGGTCGTGTCGAAGAAGAAGCCGGGCGGGCAGACGCCGGAGGCGTTCCCGGTGATTGGCACGCAGCCGTTCACCGACAGGCTGAAGGCGAATCCGAGCGGGCAGACACCCGAGCTCACGGTTCCCGCTGGCCCCTGCGGTCCCTGAGGCCCGGCCGGGCCCTGCAGCCCTTGCGGCCCCTGCGGACCTTGCGGCCCCTGCGGTCCGGCCGCGCCTGCTGGGCCTGCCGGACCGGCCGGCCCCTCCATATTGACGTCGTACTCCGTTTGGTTCTCCGCGCAGGCGAAACCGCTCTGGGCGACACTCAGCGCCTGCGTCGAGTTGTCCGCGCACATGCGCAGCGTGCCGG
The Dehalococcoidia bacterium DNA segment above includes these coding regions:
- a CDS encoding NTP transferase domain-containing protein, with the protein product MKAESAPAPLDPPQPALPAVILAAGLGSRLGGAGGGAPKALAPVLGRPLLAYTLEALAQAGVHQAYVVLGYRGAEIEAALAGLGPGGPSLHVVWNPDYRLPNGSSLAAARAAVAQAPFLLLMADHLLSVEAIRRMLGAEQRFAIGVDRGPLPASRLTDATRVRLRPDGLVAAFGKRLRRWDGIDTGIFRCHPDVFAVIDELGVDSELSAIMTRVAARQPFHAVDLSGAFWLDVDTPADLREAESLLRHG